From a single Helicovermis profundi genomic region:
- a CDS encoding sensor domain-containing diguanylate cyclase, whose translation MKKYDLIIELLKLNSIGLVIIYPHRNEIVLSDEIKKIINVTNEFKNKSNNLDELLNKVVFIEDRTLINSFFTTLNKFKKIKDFEFRVMIDKSNYKWVKCSAILDTEKEEEIIYIFLEEITSMKNQQMIIAKHMNFLQSIIDAFPYPVFYKNSSSVYKLVNQSFIDLFKSSKEDILGKSTTQLYGEELSEFYLQKDEELINSSNLQRYEKTVTLPNNDKRDLLITKNIVKDEINSFKGIIGTVLDITEKNIAFKNNKRIVLLLESMIEISFAILNTTDLKTLMDLLLEKSLSSIKKTQIGSVFIVNENNILKCFTSKGYKLNEIEKLNLEYKNTFYYKETKGKTKKSIILNDLKKYGDNTMLLPTINIPIKSALTTSIYFNNKFYGIISIDSTEKNVFDHYDVELMEFISIQIENALKMFNLYKETNYLSQYDRLTDIYNRSYFETLYLEFFNKAVIDKAMFCASIIDINGLKKINDTYGHLAGDKLINTFARKLKKMTKKTDIFARLGGDEFVWISSTLRKIEMEVAMENLLVYFTSNFIQYEDTKFSCSFSYGISEYPLDSHDKSEILKIADNRMYSFKDHYKDIYN comes from the coding sequence ATGAAAAAATATGATCTTATAATTGAATTACTAAAACTAAATAGTATTGGTCTTGTAATTATTTATCCACATAGGAATGAGATTGTACTTTCAGATGAAATAAAGAAGATTATCAATGTTACAAATGAATTCAAAAACAAAAGTAATAACTTAGATGAATTGCTTAATAAAGTAGTATTTATTGAAGATAGAACCCTAATTAATAGTTTTTTCACTACTTTAAATAAATTTAAAAAAATAAAAGACTTTGAATTTAGAGTTATGATTGATAAGTCTAATTATAAATGGGTTAAATGCAGTGCAATTTTAGACACAGAAAAAGAAGAAGAAATTATATATATTTTTTTAGAAGAAATAACTAGCATGAAAAATCAGCAAATGATTATTGCTAAACATATGAACTTCTTACAAAGTATAATAGATGCTTTTCCATACCCTGTTTTCTATAAAAATTCTTCATCAGTATATAAACTAGTTAATCAGTCTTTTATTGATTTATTTAAATCCTCAAAAGAAGATATTTTGGGAAAATCAACTACACAACTATATGGAGAAGAACTTAGTGAGTTTTACTTACAAAAAGACGAAGAACTTATAAATTCTAGCAATCTTCAAAGATATGAAAAGACAGTTACCCTTCCTAATAATGATAAACGCGATTTACTAATTACAAAAAATATTGTAAAGGATGAAATTAATTCATTTAAAGGAATTATCGGAACAGTTCTTGACATAACTGAAAAAAACATTGCATTTAAAAATAATAAACGAATTGTTTTACTACTCGAATCAATGATAGAAATAAGTTTTGCAATTCTTAATACAACAGATCTTAAGACCTTAATGGATTTATTACTTGAAAAATCATTATCATCAATTAAAAAAACTCAAATTGGGTCAGTATTTATTGTAAATGAAAACAATATATTAAAGTGCTTTACATCTAAGGGTTATAAGCTTAATGAGATAGAAAAATTAAATCTTGAATATAAAAATACGTTTTACTATAAAGAAACAAAAGGAAAAACAAAAAAATCTATTATTTTAAATGATTTAAAAAAATATGGTGATAATACTATGCTTCTTCCAACTATAAATATTCCCATAAAATCTGCACTAACAACTTCAATTTACTTTAATAATAAATTCTATGGAATCATTTCTATTGATTCCACCGAAAAAAATGTTTTTGATCATTATGATGTAGAATTAATGGAATTTATAAGCATTCAAATTGAAAATGCATTGAAAATGTTTAATTTATACAAAGAAACTAACTATTTATCACAATATGATAGATTAACCGATATCTACAACCGTTCATATTTTGAAACGCTTTACCTAGAGTTTTTTAATAAAGCAGTAATTGATAAAGCAATGTTTTGTGCATCTATTATTGATATTAACGGGTTAAAAAAAATTAATGATACTTATGGTCACCTCGCTGGTGATAAGCTAATAAATACTTTTGCTAGAAAATTAAAAAAAATGACAAAAAAAACCGATATTTTTGCTAGACTTGGCGGAGATGAATTTGTTTGGATTTCCTCTACATTAAGAAAAATCGAAATGGAAGTTGCAATGGAAAATTTGCTTGTATACTTTACTTCTAATTTTATACAGTATGAAGATACAAAATTTAGCTGTTCCTTTAGTTATGGTATTTCTGAATACCCACTAGATTCACATGATAAAAGTGAAATTCTTAAAATCGCTGACAATAGAATGTATAGCTTTAAAGACCATTACAAAGATATTTATAATTAA
- a CDS encoding DUF5320 domain-containing protein, protein MANFNRRGPNEEGPMTGRGLGDCNSRTTTSNTLPRRNFRLRNRTNVNDEVETDFYGNGRGFGRGRGRRNSPRTLQGRGRRFW, encoded by the coding sequence ATGGCTAACTTTAATAGAAGAGGTCCAAATGAAGAGGGTCCAATGACTGGAAGAGGCTTAGGTGATTGTAATAGTAGAACTACTACTAGCAACACCCTTCCTAGAAGAAATTTTAGACTAAGAAATAGAACTAATGTTAATGATGAAGTTGAAACTGATTTTTATGGAAATGGAAGAGGTTTTGGAAGAGGCAGAGGCAGAAGAAATTCACCTAGGACTCTTCAAGGTAGAGGCAGAAGATTTTGGTAA
- a CDS encoding transporter substrate-binding domain-containing protein: MNIKKIFIGKKISILILFSILALISIYVYNANDSVLTSDEINFIKNHPVLYIAPDPMFAPVEYIDENGNYQGIAADYIRWISNEYNLNIKVVKLNNWDEILKNLENKKIDIIGAAVDTEERSKYTLFTNPYIENSNNILTRKTFDNSKGIESLKGKKILIIKGYAINDYMLKTYPYLSFSYVNNVKDALLTLSTGNADAIVLDTGQTSYYINKYNITNIKIAYPLDYTFNLSIGVRDDYKELISIFNKGIKSMNNKKKDQIQNRWISFGVYKTSYSRQFILGIVIASLILLIIILLFIQWNNTLKKKVQTKTLELTQELENRKKIEVELTSKNKVILETNELLENAKYELEELNDKLNSKVERRTKLLNMTNHELELSMFKLQNKQIELENTNTKLNESLLLIEETQDRLIEAEKQASLSRVVAGISHEINTPIGIAITAITFSTKELKNIKQLYEDKKLTKTKFSELVDLNIENSMIILNNLKSAVNIITRFKEISADNSIMEKREFNLTDYINNIVLNLKPITKKHNVKIDYLYDDNVRVNTFPSAITQIITNLTMNSINHGFDNKDGGNIHIELTKEKENYVKIVYSDNGRGISKENQKKVFEPFFTTKRGNGGMGLGLNIIYNIVNKSLQGKIELFSDEKGVKFTVVFPKNI; the protein is encoded by the coding sequence ATGAATATTAAAAAAATTTTTATAGGTAAAAAAATAAGTATATTGATTTTATTTTCTATATTAGCTTTAATATCAATATACGTCTATAATGCTAATGACAGCGTATTAACAAGCGATGAAATTAACTTCATTAAAAATCATCCTGTACTATATATTGCTCCTGATCCTATGTTTGCTCCTGTAGAATACATTGATGAAAATGGTAATTATCAAGGAATTGCAGCTGATTATATAAGGTGGATTTCTAATGAATATAATCTAAATATAAAAGTTGTAAAACTAAACAATTGGGATGAAATACTTAAAAATCTTGAAAATAAGAAAATAGATATTATCGGTGCTGCTGTTGATACAGAAGAAAGATCAAAATATACTTTATTTACAAACCCATATATTGAAAATAGCAATAATATATTAACTAGAAAAACATTTGATAATTCAAAAGGAATTGAATCACTTAAAGGTAAAAAAATTCTAATTATTAAAGGATATGCTATTAATGATTATATGCTAAAAACTTACCCATACCTATCTTTTTCTTATGTTAATAATGTAAAAGATGCACTTCTTACATTAAGCACTGGAAACGCAGATGCAATTGTACTCGATACTGGCCAAACATCTTACTATATCAATAAATATAATATTACAAATATAAAAATAGCTTATCCACTTGATTATACTTTTAATTTGTCTATTGGAGTTCGCGATGATTATAAAGAACTTATATCGATTTTTAATAAAGGCATAAAATCAATGAATAACAAAAAGAAAGACCAAATACAAAATAGATGGATTTCTTTTGGTGTTTATAAAACTTCATATTCACGACAATTTATTTTAGGAATTGTTATAGCGTCTCTTATACTCTTAATTATCATTCTTCTTTTCATTCAGTGGAATAATACATTAAAAAAGAAAGTACAAACAAAAACTTTAGAACTTACTCAGGAACTGGAAAATCGTAAAAAAATAGAAGTAGAATTAACATCAAAAAACAAAGTGATTTTAGAAACCAACGAACTACTAGAAAACGCTAAATATGAACTTGAAGAATTAAATGATAAATTGAATTCTAAAGTTGAAAGAAGAACTAAACTCCTAAATATGACAAACCATGAATTAGAGCTATCTATGTTTAAGTTACAAAACAAACAAATAGAACTTGAAAATACTAACACTAAATTAAATGAATCTCTTTTACTTATAGAAGAAACTCAAGATCGATTAATAGAAGCAGAAAAACAAGCTTCATTAAGCAGAGTAGTTGCTGGCATTTCTCACGAAATAAATACCCCAATAGGCATAGCGATAACTGCAATTACTTTTTCTACAAAAGAACTAAAAAATATAAAGCAATTATATGAAGATAAGAAACTTACTAAAACAAAATTTAGCGAACTCGTTGATCTCAATATAGAAAACTCAATGATTATTTTAAATAATCTTAAGTCTGCTGTAAATATAATTACCAGGTTTAAAGAAATATCAGCTGATAATAGTATTATGGAAAAAAGAGAATTTAATTTAACCGATTATATTAATAACATAGTTTTAAATCTAAAACCAATTACTAAAAAACATAATGTGAAAATTGACTACCTTTATGATGACAATGTACGGGTTAATACTTTTCCATCAGCTATTACACAAATCATTACTAATTTAACTATGAATTCAATAAACCATGGATTCGATAACAAAGATGGCGGAAATATTCATATAGAGCTTACTAAAGAAAAAGAAAATTATGTTAAAATAGTTTATTCCGATAACGGCAGAGGTATATCTAAAGAAAATCAAAAAAAAGTATTCGAACCTTTTTTTACAACTAAACGAGGCAATGGAGGCATGGGACTTGGACTAAATATTATTTACAATATTGTAAATAAATCATTACAAGGAAAAATAGAATTATTTTCTGATGAAAAAGGAGTAAAATTTACAGTTGTATTTCCTAAAAATATTTAA
- a CDS encoding DUF4342 domain-containing protein, whose product MNITLEKIDLLKERANVSYTEAKDALEHTDGDIVEALIYLEKDDKIRNSRFSKKSKNDNYYHEKKGKDFIESFKKNIKSIHECNFFIRKKSRTYLNIPLSFAILFGIFLIPYSLVFLAFTFVFGFKLEIRKGEKKYSFRSNDNNNEDINESEKVDINKKN is encoded by the coding sequence ATGAATATAACATTAGAAAAAATTGATTTGTTAAAAGAAAGAGCTAATGTAAGTTATACTGAGGCAAAAGATGCTCTTGAACACACTGATGGCGATATTGTTGAAGCTCTTATATATTTAGAAAAAGATGATAAGATTAGGAATAGTAGATTTTCTAAAAAATCGAAAAATGATAATTATTACCACGAAAAAAAGGGAAAAGATTTTATAGAGTCTTTTAAGAAAAACATTAAATCTATTCACGAATGCAACTTTTTTATTAGAAAAAAATCTAGAACGTATTTAAATATCCCACTATCATTTGCTATTTTGTTTGGAATATTTTTAATTCCATATTCTTTAGTATTTCTTGCATTTACATTTGTATTCGGCTTTAAACTTGAAATAAGAAAGGGTGAAAAAAAGTATTCTTTTAGATCGAATGATAATAATAATGAAGATATAAATGAAAGTGAAAAAGTAGATATCAACAAAAAAAATTAA
- a CDS encoding response regulator transcription factor: MAKKILIVEDEVKIARFLELELNHEGYIVELSHDGREGLNKGLENSYDLILLDVMLPSLNGMEVCRRIRQSLSVPIMMLTAKDDTMDKVMGLDIGADDYMTKPFAIEELLARIRKIFRNKKNVVKETHLLESGKLVINQDQHSVMYNNETIVLTKKEYDLLEYLIENTGIALSREQILENVWGFDYFGDTNVVDVYVRYLRTKIDIKFNVKLIHTVRGVGYLFKNDSLTDD, from the coding sequence ATGGCTAAAAAAATACTAATTGTAGAAGATGAAGTTAAAATAGCAAGGTTTCTTGAACTAGAATTAAATCATGAAGGATATATCGTTGAATTGTCGCATGATGGTAGAGAGGGGTTAAATAAGGGACTTGAAAATAGCTATGATTTAATCCTTTTGGATGTAATGCTTCCAAGTTTAAACGGTATGGAAGTTTGTAGACGAATAAGACAATCATTATCTGTACCAATAATGATGCTTACTGCTAAAGATGATACTATGGATAAAGTAATGGGTCTTGATATTGGCGCTGACGACTATATGACAAAACCTTTTGCAATTGAAGAGCTATTAGCACGCATTAGGAAAATTTTTAGAAATAAGAAAAATGTAGTTAAAGAAACACATTTATTAGAAAGTGGAAAGTTGGTTATAAATCAAGATCAACATTCTGTTATGTATAATAATGAAACTATTGTGTTAACAAAGAAAGAATATGATTTATTAGAATATTTAATTGAAAACACTGGCATTGCACTTAGTAGGGAGCAAATACTTGAAAATGTTTGGGGTTTTGATTACTTTGGTGATACAAACGTAGTAGATGTTTATGTAAGATATCTAAGGACAAAAATTGATATAAAATTTAATGTAAAATTGATTCATACTGTACGAGGCGTAGGATATTTATTTAAAAATGATAGCCTAACAGACGATTAA
- a CDS encoding sensor histidine kinase: protein MKKNIKLNKKKDIIIQKIDKKSKYDTNKKNGKKEKKNHSNPFIKLFAAQSKMFSLFRFNIGFKLTLEITVLFISLMIILNLVLFYVGSSFFYFQAKDDLKVFTKYAEETYTLTKNVNSINTLLEDKNIDFYIYDSKYNLIYSNNQVGVKYSEESTKFNVFKLNFPSVINYRDAFYIDENNYLVLSKILTMPYKKNIYGMLIISSILSFILLIVVISSSNKITKSHLYPIKVMTDKVKSISSNNLSTRLDVSGTKDELKDLAEEFNKMINEIEYSYEQQKVFVSDASHELRTPIAVVKGYANLLNRWGKDDEKILDESVDAIIEETDNMQTLVENLLFIARNDKNALKIEKDYFSLQGLVCDIYKETKMIDNDHVFSCVNDFVGEYYGSHDSLKQAIRIFMDNSIKYTQSGGYIKVKLKESAKDIFLTIEDNGIGMAKEDIEKVFDRFYRADKSRAKIKENSSGNGLGLAIAKIIIAKHDGLIHVESELNIGTKITIILPKNK, encoded by the coding sequence ATGAAGAAAAATATAAAATTAAATAAAAAAAAAGATATTATTATTCAAAAAATTGATAAAAAAAGCAAATATGATACTAATAAAAAAAATGGAAAAAAAGAAAAAAAAAATCATTCAAATCCATTTATTAAATTATTTGCTGCTCAAAGTAAAATGTTTTCTCTTTTTAGATTTAATATTGGATTTAAATTAACTCTTGAAATAACTGTTCTTTTTATAAGCTTAATGATTATACTTAATCTAGTTCTTTTTTATGTTGGAAGTTCATTTTTTTATTTTCAAGCCAAAGATGACCTTAAAGTATTTACAAAATATGCGGAAGAAACATATACTTTAACTAAGAATGTAAACTCGATTAATACACTTCTTGAAGACAAGAATATTGATTTCTATATTTATGATTCAAAGTATAATCTTATATATTCTAATAATCAAGTAGGAGTAAAATATTCGGAAGAATCTACTAAGTTTAACGTGTTTAAGCTGAATTTTCCGAGTGTAATTAATTACAGAGACGCTTTTTATATTGATGAAAATAACTATTTAGTCTTATCTAAGATTCTTACTATGCCTTACAAAAAAAATATATATGGAATGCTAATTATTAGTTCGATATTAAGTTTTATATTATTAATCGTTGTAATATCTTCTTCAAATAAAATTACTAAAAGTCATTTATATCCTATAAAAGTTATGACTGATAAAGTAAAAAGTATTTCATCAAATAATCTAAGCACAAGATTAGATGTTAGTGGAACAAAAGATGAACTAAAAGACTTGGCAGAAGAATTTAATAAAATGATAAATGAAATTGAATATTCATATGAACAGCAGAAAGTGTTTGTGTCGGATGCATCTCACGAACTTAGAACCCCTATTGCAGTTGTAAAAGGATACGCAAATTTATTAAATAGATGGGGTAAGGATGATGAAAAAATTTTAGATGAGAGTGTTGATGCTATTATTGAAGAAACTGATAACATGCAAACTCTAGTTGAAAATTTGCTTTTCATTGCGAGAAATGATAAAAACGCCTTAAAAATAGAGAAAGATTATTTTAGCTTACAAGGATTAGTATGTGATATTTATAAAGAAACTAAAATGATAGATAATGATCATGTTTTTTCGTGTGTTAATGATTTTGTGGGAGAATATTATGGTTCTCATGATTCATTAAAGCAAGCTATTAGAATATTTATGGATAATAGTATTAAATATACTCAATCAGGAGGATATATTAAAGTTAAACTTAAAGAGTCTGCTAAAGACATATTCTTAACTATAGAAGACAATGGAATCGGTATGGCAAAGGAAGATATTGAAAAAGTTTTTGATAGATTTTATAGAGCTGATAAGTCGAGAGCTAAAATCAAGGAAAATAGTAGTGGAAATGGACTAGGGCTTGCCATAGCAAAGATAATTATTGCTAAACACGATGGATTAATTCATGTTGAAAGCGAACTAAATATTGGAACTAAAATCACAATAATTTTACCTAAAAATAAATGA
- a CDS encoding cyclic nucleotide-binding domain-containing protein, giving the protein MIQIEKIIDEGLMSFYLKKYEIKSLFDTDISSFLEIHKFKKGESISVTDEPVEFFYFQVEGKSKVFKLLKNGKSLLMKFFNPLEIIGEIELIQNITANSNITATSECVMIGIEMKKLKELTENDITFLKFLNKHLVVKLKEFSLSSSINLLYPLENRLASYILATSSRDDSNKKFVDGINTNKLTEMADLLGTSYRHLNRTLKGLQDKGLVKKEKSSIIIINKDELENLAADLYE; this is encoded by the coding sequence ATGATTCAAATAGAAAAAATTATTGATGAAGGATTGATGAGTTTTTATTTAAAAAAATATGAAATTAAAAGTTTATTTGATACTGATATTTCATCTTTTTTAGAAATTCATAAATTTAAAAAAGGTGAATCTATTAGTGTTACTGATGAACCGGTTGAATTCTTTTATTTTCAAGTTGAGGGTAAATCAAAAGTTTTTAAACTTTTAAAAAATGGTAAATCACTACTTATGAAATTTTTCAACCCACTTGAAATAATAGGAGAAATAGAACTAATTCAAAATATTACCGCAAATTCTAATATTACTGCAACCAGCGAATGTGTTATGATTGGAATTGAAATGAAAAAGTTAAAAGAATTAACAGAAAACGACATTACTTTTCTTAAATTTCTTAATAAACACCTTGTTGTTAAGTTAAAAGAATTCTCACTTTCAAGTTCTATAAATTTACTTTATCCTCTAGAAAACAGACTAGCGAGCTATATACTAGCGACTTCAAGTAGAGATGATTCAAACAAGAAATTTGTAGATGGAATTAATACAAACAAACTTACTGAAATGGCTGACCTTTTAGGAACAAGCTATAGGCATTTAAACAGAACTTTAAAAGGCCTACAAGATAAAGGTCTAGTAAAAAAGGAAAAAAGTTCAATAATTATTATTAACAAGGATGAACTTGAAAATCTTGCTGCAGATTTATATGAATAG
- a CDS encoding isocitrate/isopropylmalate dehydrogenase family protein, which yields MKTINITLIKGDGIGPEVSDSAMKVINATGLKINWDIVNAGKDTFDKTGCLVPDDVFKSIEKNKIVLKAPITTPVASGFRSINVMLRKKYNLFSNIRPILPIDSLNTNYKKLDIVIFRENTEGLYIGDEEKIDENTFIAKKLVTRCASEKIISRAFEFAKENNRKKVTVVHKANILKETDGLFLKIAKEISKEFPSVILEDRIIDNMCMQLVMNPIQFDVIVTMNLYGDILSDLCSGFIGGLGLAPGANIGDDIAIFEAVHGSAPDIAGKNIANPSALILSGAMMLDYLDKHKEANLIRKSLNNILKEKTCLTRDLGGNTSTTDFTNNLIYEIEKQKNL from the coding sequence GTGAAAACAATTAATATTACGTTAATTAAAGGTGATGGGATAGGACCTGAAGTATCCGATTCTGCTATGAAAGTCATAAATGCTACCGGATTAAAAATAAATTGGGATATAGTAAATGCAGGCAAAGATACTTTTGATAAAACAGGCTGCCTTGTACCTGACGATGTATTTAAAAGCATTGAAAAAAATAAAATTGTTTTAAAAGCACCTATTACAACTCCCGTTGCAAGCGGTTTTAGAAGTATTAATGTAATGCTAAGAAAAAAATATAATCTTTTCTCAAATATACGCCCTATTCTTCCAATAGATTCACTAAACACCAATTATAAGAAACTTGATATTGTTATTTTTAGAGAAAATACTGAAGGTTTATATATAGGTGATGAAGAGAAAATTGATGAAAACACATTCATCGCTAAAAAACTTGTCACACGCTGTGCTAGCGAAAAAATAATTTCTAGGGCATTTGAATTTGCGAAAGAAAATAATAGAAAAAAAGTTACTGTTGTTCATAAAGCAAATATTCTTAAAGAAACAGATGGATTATTTTTAAAAATAGCTAAGGAAATTTCAAAAGAATTTCCTTCTGTAATATTAGAAGATAGAATTATAGATAACATGTGCATGCAACTCGTAATGAACCCCATTCAATTTGATGTTATAGTTACCATGAACCTTTATGGCGATATATTGTCTGACCTTTGTTCTGGATTTATAGGCGGTCTTGGACTTGCTCCTGGTGCAAATATTGGCGATGATATTGCAATATTCGAAGCAGTACATGGAAGTGCTCCTGATATTGCTGGTAAAAATATTGCAAACCCTAGCGCATTAATCTTGTCTGGTGCAATGATGCTCGACTATTTAGATAAACATAAAGAAGCTAATTTAATACGTAAATCACTTAATAATATATTAAAAGAAAAAACTTGCTTAACTAGAGATTTAGGCGGAAATACCTCAACAACTGATTTTACAAACAACTTGATATACGAAATTGAAAAGCAAAAAAATTTATAA
- a CDS encoding aconitate hydratase produces MNKSITYKILEKNLVKGTVKQGQEITVKVNQTLTQDSTGTMVYLQLEALSPNKIATDFSVAYIDHNTLQTGFENADDHEFIKTICAKYGVIYSKAGNGICHQLNLERFSKPNTILLGSDSHTPTGGGVGAIAIGAGGLDVAVAMAKGTYTLIVPKVLNINLSGKLNKWISAKDVILYILKILTVKGGVGYVIEYTGSGVKELSVTDRATITNMGAELGATTSIFPSDEITKDYFVRQGREHDFSMLVEDENVLYDKTLDINLSNITPQVAKPHSPDNIDDVKSIEGLKVDQVAIGSCTNSSYTDLMKVARILKGKKVHPDVSLVISPGSSNVISMLIKNGALNELINSGARILESACGPCIGMGQAPKTNAISLRTFNRNFEGRCGTKKAGVYLVSPETAAISAIKGILTSPKNLDTDPNISLPEKFDVSDSFFIFPNQTKYKKIFMGPNIKPFPLKEKLQNSIDKKIVLKTGDNITTDDIMPSNAKLLPFRSNVPELSKYCFKTIIDDFNVRCEKNNGGIIIGGDNYGQGSSREHAALVPLYLKIEAVIALSFARIHKANLINSGILPLVFLSKDDYLKINENDDIKIENIINDLNSSSKITITNLTQNYKFDVLFDGSKRDKEILFEGGYINYLKNMKEGENN; encoded by the coding sequence ATGAATAAATCAATAACATATAAGATACTCGAAAAAAACCTAGTAAAAGGTACTGTTAAACAAGGTCAAGAAATAACTGTTAAAGTTAATCAAACCCTTACTCAGGATTCAACAGGAACTATGGTCTATTTACAATTAGAAGCACTATCACCTAATAAAATCGCTACTGACTTTTCTGTTGCATATATCGATCATAATACACTTCAAACTGGTTTTGAAAATGCTGATGATCATGAATTCATCAAAACAATATGTGCCAAATATGGAGTAATTTACTCTAAAGCTGGAAACGGAATATGTCACCAACTAAACCTTGAACGTTTCTCAAAACCAAATACAATACTGCTTGGATCTGATAGTCATACACCTACCGGTGGAGGAGTTGGCGCAATAGCGATAGGTGCCGGTGGACTTGACGTTGCAGTTGCTATGGCAAAAGGTACTTACACATTAATAGTTCCTAAAGTTTTAAATATTAATCTTTCAGGCAAACTAAACAAATGGATATCTGCTAAAGATGTGATTTTATATATTCTAAAAATATTAACAGTTAAAGGCGGAGTAGGTTACGTAATTGAATATACAGGAAGCGGTGTTAAGGAATTATCTGTTACAGATAGAGCTACTATTACTAATATGGGTGCAGAACTCGGTGCCACAACTTCAATATTCCCTTCTGATGAGATTACTAAAGACTACTTTGTAAGACAAGGAAGAGAACATGATTTTTCCATGTTAGTAGAAGACGAAAACGTTTTATATGACAAAACCTTGGATATAAATTTAAGTAATATCACACCACAAGTAGCTAAACCACATAGTCCTGATAATATTGATGATGTGAAATCTATTGAAGGGCTAAAGGTTGATCAAGTAGCAATAGGAAGTTGCACTAATTCTTCTTATACCGACCTTATGAAGGTTGCAAGAATATTAAAAGGTAAAAAAGTTCATCCTGATGTAAGTCTTGTTATATCTCCTGGTTCTAGCAATGTAATCAGCATGTTAATTAAAAATGGAGCATTAAATGAATTAATTAATTCAGGAGCGCGAATTCTTGAGTCGGCCTGTGGACCATGTATTGGTATGGGACAAGCACCAAAAACTAATGCAATTTCACTAAGAACATTTAATAGAAATTTTGAAGGAAGATGTGGAACAAAGAAAGCTGGAGTATATTTAGTTAGCCCTGAAACTGCTGCTATTTCAGCAATTAAAGGAATACTTACCTCTCCAAAAAATTTAGATACTGATCCTAATATTTCATTACCAGAGAAATTTGATGTTTCAGATAGTTTTTTTATTTTTCCAAATCAAACAAAATATAAAAAAATATTCATGGGACCAAATATAAAACCATTTCCATTGAAAGAAAAATTACAAAATAGTATAGATAAGAAAATTGTATTAAAAACTGGTGACAATATAACTACAGATGATATCATGCCTTCAAATGCGAAATTACTCCCATTTAGATCTAATGTTCCCGAATTATCTAAATATTGTTTTAAAACAATTATTGACGACTTTAATGTGCGCTGCGAAAAAAATAATGGTGGAATAATTATCGGTGGAGATAACTATGGTCAAGGCTCATCTAGAGAGCACGCAGCATTAGTTCCACTCTACTTAAAAATAGAAGCAGTTATAGCTTTATCATTTGCAAGAATACACAAAGCAAATCTTATTAACTCAGGTATTTTACCATTAGTTTTTCTTTCTAAAGACGATTACCTTAAAATAAATGAAAATGATGATATTAAAATAGAAAATATAATTAATGATCTTAATAGTAGTTCAAAAATCACTATTACAAATCTTACGCAAAATTACAAATTCGATGTATTATTCGACGGTTCTAAGCGTGATAAAGAGATATTATTTGAAGGTGGTTATATAAATTATCTTAAAAATATGAAAGAAGGTGAAAACAATTAA